One window from the genome of Manis pentadactyla isolate mManPen7 chromosome 15, mManPen7.hap1, whole genome shotgun sequence encodes:
- the BLOC1S3 gene encoding biogenesis of lysosome-related organelles complex 1 subunit 3 isoform X1 — MTHLSSVSPSLCAMASQGLRGRPLRKPATVVRGEAAETDSEPSASSSEEEELYLGPSGPTRGRPTGLRVAGEAAETDSDSEPEPTAAPEDLPPLVVQRETAGETWGAEEAPAPAPARSLLQLRLAETQARLDHDVAAAVSGVYRRAGRDVAALASRLAAAQVAGLAAAHSVRLARGDLCALAERLDIVTGCRLLPDIHGVPGTEPEPDPGQRA, encoded by the exons ATGACGCACTtgtcctcagtttccccatca CTCTGCGCCATGGCGTCCCAGGGTCTTCGGGGGAGGCCGCTGCGGAAGCCCGCGACGGTGGTGCGGGGGGAGGCGGCCGAAACGGACTCGGAGCCCTCTGCGTCCTCGTCGGAGGAGGAGGAGCTATACCTGGGCCCCTCGGGCCCGACGCGCGGCCGCCCCACCGGGCTGCGGGTGGCGGGGGAGGCCGCGGAGACCGACTCGGACTCGGAGCCGGAGCCGACAGCTGCACCAGAGGACCTGCCTCCGCTCGTGGTGCAGCGGGAAACGGCCGGGGAGACCTGGGGCGCGGAGGAGGCCCCGGCGCCCGCTCCTGCGCGCTCGCTGCTGCAGCTCCGTCTGGCCGAGACCCAGGCGCGGCTAGACCACGACGTGGCGGCTGCGGTGAGCGGCGTGTACCGCCGTGCGGGCCGCGATGTGGCCGCCCTGGCCAGTAGACTCGCGGCCGCCCAGGTGGCGGGGTTGGCTGCGGCCCACAGCGTGCGCCTGGCGCGGGGGGACCTCTGCGCGCTGGCAGAGCGCTTGGACATTGTGACCGGCTGCCGCCTGCTGCCCGACATCCATGGCGTGCCAGGGACTGAGCCCGAGCCAGACCCGGGACAGCGGGCCTAG
- the BLOC1S3 gene encoding biogenesis of lysosome-related organelles complex 1 subunit 3 isoform X2 yields the protein MASQGLRGRPLRKPATVVRGEAAETDSEPSASSSEEEELYLGPSGPTRGRPTGLRVAGEAAETDSDSEPEPTAAPEDLPPLVVQRETAGETWGAEEAPAPAPARSLLQLRLAETQARLDHDVAAAVSGVYRRAGRDVAALASRLAAAQVAGLAAAHSVRLARGDLCALAERLDIVTGCRLLPDIHGVPGTEPEPDPGQRA from the coding sequence ATGGCGTCCCAGGGTCTTCGGGGGAGGCCGCTGCGGAAGCCCGCGACGGTGGTGCGGGGGGAGGCGGCCGAAACGGACTCGGAGCCCTCTGCGTCCTCGTCGGAGGAGGAGGAGCTATACCTGGGCCCCTCGGGCCCGACGCGCGGCCGCCCCACCGGGCTGCGGGTGGCGGGGGAGGCCGCGGAGACCGACTCGGACTCGGAGCCGGAGCCGACAGCTGCACCAGAGGACCTGCCTCCGCTCGTGGTGCAGCGGGAAACGGCCGGGGAGACCTGGGGCGCGGAGGAGGCCCCGGCGCCCGCTCCTGCGCGCTCGCTGCTGCAGCTCCGTCTGGCCGAGACCCAGGCGCGGCTAGACCACGACGTGGCGGCTGCGGTGAGCGGCGTGTACCGCCGTGCGGGCCGCGATGTGGCCGCCCTGGCCAGTAGACTCGCGGCCGCCCAGGTGGCGGGGTTGGCTGCGGCCCACAGCGTGCGCCTGGCGCGGGGGGACCTCTGCGCGCTGGCAGAGCGCTTGGACATTGTGACCGGCTGCCGCCTGCTGCCCGACATCCATGGCGTGCCAGGGACTGAGCCCGAGCCAGACCCGGGACAGCGGGCCTAG
- the TRAPPC6A gene encoding LOW QUALITY PROTEIN: trafficking protein particle complex subunit 6A (The sequence of the model RefSeq protein was modified relative to this genomic sequence to represent the inferred CDS: substituted 1 base at 1 genomic stop codon) — MVAELRAHDPEPGPGVNAGHGPRRKAGLRTGKGGPLRSFHWSLSGPGHWGHSNSSCGRAAAKCQAYQHHEAGTAIGPISHTRADLASSEAPGPVEDTARALTVQLFSHAMSPMTGLWTPCASVEVCRGGGAKPGSPSEGLSPARLGRKVLLGVLPPELTDTGKSVSKSPLHLLHQAASSERWPRAPEPLSLAFPGQKTSLSVLEDLSFHVGQAPRXRLPQEMLAFREELDVLKFLCEDLWMAVFQKQMDSLSTHHQGAYVLHDNSSPFLTQMASGPQYLEDSPEEWGSLASTCSLLSGTLSTLGVKSLATPCQPCPPVSH, encoded by the exons ATGGTGGCGGAGCTCCGGGCGCACGACCCCGAACCCGGCCCCGGGGTGAACGCCGGGCACGGGCCGCGGCGGAAAGCAGGGTTGAGAACCGGGAAGGGCGGACC TCTTCGGAGTTTTCACTGGTCCCTGTCAGGGCCGGGCCACTGGGGCCACAGTAACAGCAGCTGTGGAAGAGCAGCTGCCAAGTGCCAGGCCTACCAGCACCATGAGGCAGGCACTGCCATCGGCCCCATTTCACAT ACCCGAGCAGACCTGGCTTCCTCAGAGGCGCCCGGCCCAGTGGAGGACACCGCCCGAGCCCTCACAGTGCAGCTTTTCTCCCATGCGATGTCCCCCATGACAG GGCTGTGGACGCCATGTGCAAGCGTGGAGGTATGTCGTGGCGGCGGGGCAAAGCCAGGCTCCCCCTCGGAAGGCCTGAGCCCGGCCAGGCTGGGGAGGAAGGTCCTCCTGGGTGTTCTCCCCCCTGaactgacagacacgggcaagtcAGTCTCGAAGTCCCCTTTGCATCTACTACACCAGGCAGCTTCCAGTGAGAGGTGGCCAAGGGCCCCTGAGCCTCTCTCCCTGGCCTTTCCGGGACAGAAGACGAGCCTGTCTGTCCTGGAGGACCTGAGCTTCCATGTAGGCCAGGCCCCGAGGTAGAG GCTGCCCCAGGAGATGCTGGCCTTCAGGGAGGAGCTGGACGTCCTTAAGTTCCTGTGCGAAGACCTGTGGATGGCCGTGTTCCAAAAGCAGATGGACAGCCTCTCCACCCATCACCAG GGCGCCTATGTCCTCCACGACAACAGCTCCCCCTTCCTCACCCAGATGGCCTCTGGCCCACAGTATCTGGAGGACTCACCCGAGGAATGGGGG TCCCTGGCCTCCACCTGCAGCCTCCTGAGTGGCACCCTTAGCACCCTGGGAGTCAAGAGCCTGGCCACTCCGTGCCAGCCCTGCCCACCTGTGAGTCATTAG